One Chordicoccus furentiruminis DNA window includes the following coding sequences:
- a CDS encoding thiamine pyrophosphate-dependent dehydrogenase E1 component subunit alpha, translating to MDKELAIRLLGKMMLVRKFEENVQYYFSLGMIHGTTHLGIGEEATDAGTCLALTAADDMFATHRGHGAAICKGIDIRRMMAEIFGKSTGVCKGRGGSMHIADKDAGVLGANGIVGPSMALACGAAFAHKRRGEEAVAAAFFGDGATNEGIFHESMNLASVWGLPVLFVCINNLYGMSTHISRVMKDTNLADRAIPYAMKAWTVDGNDAEAVCDTVTKARAYALSRKEPVLIVENTYRISGHSKSDGNLYRTKEEINYWKQLDPIRLHEKKMLERGLATQKEIEELERQAAGLVEDAVNFAIESPYPKVEDLYEDVYAE from the coding sequence ATGGATAAAGAACTCGCTATCAGGCTGCTCGGAAAGATGATGCTGGTGCGTAAGTTTGAGGAAAACGTACAGTACTATTTTTCACTGGGCATGATTCACGGCACCACCCATCTCGGGATCGGCGAGGAAGCGACGGACGCGGGCACCTGTCTCGCGCTGACAGCCGCTGACGATATGTTCGCCACGCACAGAGGACACGGGGCGGCGATCTGCAAGGGAATCGATATCCGGCGCATGATGGCCGAGATCTTCGGGAAATCCACCGGGGTCTGCAAGGGCCGTGGCGGTTCGATGCACATTGCGGACAAGGACGCCGGTGTGCTCGGCGCAAACGGAATCGTCGGGCCCTCAATGGCGCTGGCCTGCGGGGCGGCTTTTGCGCATAAGAGACGGGGCGAAGAGGCGGTAGCGGCGGCGTTCTTCGGCGACGGCGCGACCAATGAGGGCATTTTTCACGAATCGATGAATCTGGCGTCCGTCTGGGGACTGCCGGTTCTCTTCGTGTGCATCAACAATCTGTACGGAATGAGCACCCATATTTCAAGGGTGATGAAGGATACCAATCTGGCAGACCGTGCAATTCCGTACGCGATGAAGGCGTGGACGGTGGACGGGAACGATGCGGAGGCGGTCTGCGATACGGTGACGAAGGCACGTGCATACGCGCTCTCAAGGAAGGAGCCTGTCCTGATCGTGGAGAATACCTACCGTATTTCAGGACACAGCAAGTCGGACGGCAACCTTTACCGGACAAAGGAAGAGATCAATTACTGGAAACAGCTGGATCCGATCCGGCTGCATGAGAAGAAAATGCTGGAACGCGGACTGGCCACACAGAAGGAGATCGAAGAGCTGGAGCGGCAGGCAGCCGGGCTCGTTGAGGATGCGGTCAATTTCGCGATCGAAAGTCCGTATCCGAAAGTGGAGGATCTGTACGAAGATGTCTACGCAGAATGA
- a CDS encoding alpha-ketoacid dehydrogenase subunit beta, with translation MSTQNEITYAQAIRDAMCEELRRDENVFLMGEDIGVYRGAFGVTQDMYQKFPDRVIDTPISEAGFVGCAIGAALEGMRPIVEIMFSDFLSVCWDMILNQAPKMHFMFGGKVSVPLVIRTAAGCGTGAAAQHSQSLEAMLCHIPGLKVIAPSTPYDAKGLLKSAVRDNNPVIFLEQKLLYRTRGVVPEKEYTIPIGKADVKRTGTDVTIVTYGRMVTLCLSAAETLAKEGISAEVIDLRTLLPMDKPAVIESVRKTKHLLIVHEAVKTGGLGGEIAASVAESDAFYYLDAPIRRLAAADTPVPFSPVLEKGALPDEEKICEAVREEVG, from the coding sequence ATGTCTACGCAGAATGAAATCACATACGCTCAGGCGATCCGGGATGCGATGTGCGAGGAACTGCGGCGGGATGAAAACGTCTTCCTGATGGGAGAGGACATCGGCGTGTACCGCGGCGCGTTCGGTGTGACACAGGATATGTATCAGAAGTTTCCGGACCGGGTGATTGACACACCGATTTCGGAGGCAGGGTTTGTGGGCTGCGCCATCGGAGCCGCACTGGAAGGCATGCGTCCGATCGTGGAGATCATGTTCTCGGACTTCCTGAGCGTCTGCTGGGATATGATCCTCAATCAGGCCCCGAAGATGCACTTTATGTTCGGAGGAAAGGTTTCGGTGCCGCTCGTGATCCGGACGGCGGCCGGCTGCGGAACCGGCGCAGCCGCCCAGCATTCTCAATCTCTGGAGGCGATGCTCTGTCACATTCCGGGACTCAAGGTGATCGCGCCCTCAACGCCGTACGACGCGAAGGGGCTCCTGAAGTCGGCGGTCCGTGACAACAATCCGGTCATTTTCCTTGAGCAGAAACTGCTTTACCGCACGAGAGGCGTTGTTCCGGAGAAAGAGTACACAATTCCGATCGGGAAGGCCGACGTCAAGCGGACCGGAACGGATGTCACCATCGTCACGTACGGACGCATGGTGACGCTCTGCCTTTCGGCGGCGGAGACGCTGGCGAAGGAGGGCATTTCCGCGGAAGTGATCGACCTCCGGACACTGCTTCCGATGGACAAGCCCGCGGTGATCGAATCGGTGAGGAAAACAAAGCACCTCCTGATCGTCCATGAAGCGGTGAAGACGGGCGGTCTGGGCGGAGAGATCGCGGCCAGTGTCGCGGAGTCGGATGCATTCTACTATCTGGACGCACCGATCCGAAGGCTGGCGGCGGCGGATACGCCGGTGCCATTCTCTCCGGTTCTGGAGAAGGGCGCGCTGCCGGACGAAGAGAAGATCTGCGAGGCGGTGCGTGAGGAAGTCGGGTGA
- a CDS encoding 2-oxo acid dehydrogenase subunit E2, protein MTFVKATPYARKTAKQYHIDLSAVTPTGPDGAVKARDVLRAREGRQRIREVFATPLARRIADSMHIDLEGIRGTGIGGRIGKDDVLHAAGKADYVLQPGELRESMSSMRRVIAASMSEAAAIPTVTVTTKVDVTRLQEMRLHHNGKSKIHYTVNDLVLMAAAKALLKNKRLLCSYAGDRIIYKNDINIGIAVSLDEGILVPVLKEADTLTPEELAEKAHDLIRRAREKSVTPDECSHSTFTVTNMGMYGVEAFTPMLHLPEAAVLGVCSIYDGCAVKDGAVEVRKLMHICTTFDHRLLDGAQAAVFNLAVREFLEHPESLIGGTEAAEE, encoded by the coding sequence ATGACGTTTGTAAAGGCGACCCCCTATGCGCGGAAGACGGCGAAACAGTATCATATCGATCTTTCGGCCGTGACGCCGACCGGGCCGGACGGCGCGGTAAAGGCGAGGGACGTGCTTCGCGCGAGAGAGGGAAGACAGAGGATCCGCGAGGTGTTTGCGACGCCGCTGGCACGCAGAATCGCGGATTCGATGCATATCGATCTGGAAGGAATCCGCGGAACCGGCATCGGCGGCAGAATCGGAAAGGATGACGTTCTGCACGCAGCGGGGAAGGCGGATTATGTTCTGCAGCCCGGAGAACTCAGGGAGAGCATGAGCAGCATGCGCAGGGTGATCGCGGCAAGTATGAGCGAGGCCGCCGCGATTCCGACTGTGACGGTGACGACCAAGGTGGATGTCACGCGGCTTCAGGAGATGAGGCTTCATCATAACGGGAAGAGTAAGATTCACTACACGGTCAACGATCTCGTACTGATGGCCGCGGCGAAGGCGCTTCTCAAAAACAAACGGCTTCTGTGCTCTTACGCGGGCGACCGTATCATTTACAAGAACGACATCAACATCGGCATTGCCGTGTCTCTTGATGAAGGAATCCTTGTTCCGGTTCTTAAGGAGGCGGACACGCTGACTCCGGAGGAGCTCGCGGAGAAGGCGCATGATCTTATCCGAAGAGCCAGAGAGAAAAGTGTGACGCCGGATGAATGCAGCCATTCGACCTTCACGGTCACGAATATGGGGATGTACGGTGTGGAGGCGTTTACGCCGATGCTTCATCTGCCTGAAGCCGCGGTTCTCGGGGTCTGCTCGATCTATGACGGGTGCGCGGTGAAGGACGGTGCCGTCGAGGTCCGGAAGCTCATGCACATCTGCACGACATTTGATCACCGGCTTCTGGATGGAGCGCAGGCCGCCGTGTTCAACCTGGCTGTCCGTGAGTTTCTTGAGCATCCGGAAAGCCTGATCGGCGGAACGGAAGCGGCGGAAGAATGA
- a CDS encoding FAD-dependent oxidoreductase, with amino-acid sequence MAKEVFMPKAGMDMQEGTIVRWLAETGDTVKQGDALLEIETDKVTMEVESPADGTLLVKYFDDGAVVPVVTVIGYVGEKGEKVPDHPTMAGGSVREEEERMLGADERRSQERTYEYRVAVIGGGPAGCVAALKAARMGAKTVLFERGHLGGTSTGEGSVPMTAYNRTAAVLDAAEAEAGRGIRSSGFSFDLAELKEWKDRTVASIRRETEEKLKKEGVEIVRDMAALIGRHHIRTGQKTYRAENIILCCGSHAVRLDVPGADLEGIVTSEAMFELTEVPASLVIVGGGVIGCEMASVWSRFGSRVTLVERQPSILPTFDGEIASAVSNAFTARGIRVLTGRQVASFEGENGHPMLVLRDGEELSAERILLAAGRKPELGALGSLAGQLDFERGKLMVDSCCRTNLDSIFACGDMTNQSILAHSAMKMGEAAAQTACGSPKEVHLNRVPLNLYAIPEAAGIGLTEAQARKRGDILVGRCPFSLNSRAVAGGQTEGFVKVIADRAYGEILGVHIVGGLATEMIAEAKTLMDMEITVYEVKDIVHAHPTWNEAIQAACADAIGDRLVLTV; translated from the coding sequence ATGGCAAAAGAAGTGTTTATGCCGAAGGCCGGCATGGATATGCAGGAAGGCACAATCGTCCGCTGGCTTGCGGAAACAGGCGATACGGTGAAACAAGGCGATGCACTGCTGGAGATCGAGACGGACAAGGTCACGATGGAGGTCGAATCGCCTGCGGACGGCACGCTTCTCGTGAAATATTTTGATGACGGCGCGGTCGTTCCGGTCGTGACCGTCATCGGGTATGTTGGCGAGAAGGGCGAGAAGGTGCCGGATCATCCGACGATGGCCGGAGGGAGCGTCCGCGAGGAGGAGGAGAGGATGCTCGGCGCGGATGAGCGCCGCTCGCAGGAGCGGACGTACGAATACCGCGTGGCCGTCATCGGGGGCGGTCCGGCCGGCTGTGTCGCCGCGCTGAAAGCGGCCCGGATGGGAGCAAAGACCGTGCTGTTCGAACGCGGACATCTGGGAGGAACCAGTACAGGAGAGGGATCGGTCCCGATGACGGCTTATAACCGGACCGCCGCCGTTCTGGATGCGGCGGAAGCGGAAGCCGGACGCGGTATCCGATCGTCCGGCTTTTCCTTTGACCTTGCGGAGCTGAAGGAATGGAAGGATCGGACGGTCGCGTCAATCCGGAGGGAGACGGAAGAGAAGCTGAAAAAAGAAGGCGTGGAGATCGTAAGAGACATGGCCGCGCTGATCGGGCGCCACCATATCCGGACGGGTCAGAAGACCTACCGAGCGGAGAACATCATTCTGTGCTGCGGATCGCATGCGGTCCGCCTTGATGTGCCGGGGGCGGATCTTGAGGGAATCGTCACGAGCGAGGCGATGTTCGAACTTACGGAAGTGCCGGCCAGCCTGGTTATCGTCGGAGGCGGCGTCATCGGGTGCGAGATGGCTTCCGTTTGGAGCCGTTTCGGATCCCGCGTGACGCTGGTCGAGCGTCAGCCGTCCATTCTTCCTACCTTTGACGGGGAAATTGCGTCTGCGGTTTCGAACGCGTTCACTGCCCGTGGAATCCGGGTGCTGACCGGGAGACAGGTGGCGTCTTTCGAGGGAGAAAACGGTCATCCGATGCTCGTGCTCAGGGACGGAGAGGAGCTGTCCGCCGAACGGATCCTGCTGGCAGCGGGGCGGAAGCCAGAGCTCGGCGCGCTGGGTTCCCTTGCCGGCCAGCTCGATTTTGAGAGAGGAAAGCTGATGGTCGATTCCTGCTGCCGCACGAACCTCGACAGTATTTTCGCCTGCGGCGATATGACGAACCAGAGCATACTCGCACACTCCGCGATGAAGATGGGCGAGGCGGCCGCCCAGACCGCGTGCGGATCACCGAAGGAGGTTCACCTGAACCGTGTGCCTCTCAATCTTTACGCGATCCCGGAAGCGGCCGGCATCGGGCTCACTGAAGCGCAGGCGCGGAAACGGGGGGATATCCTGGTCGGCCGGTGCCCGTTTTCTCTTAACAGCCGCGCCGTTGCAGGCGGACAGACAGAAGGGTTTGTGAAGGTCATCGCTGACCGTGCGTACGGGGAGATCCTCGGCGTGCATATCGTAGGAGGTCTTGCGACCGAGATGATCGCCGAGGCCAAGACGCTGATGGATATGGAGATCACGGTTTATGAAGTGAAGGATATCGTGCATGCGCATCCGACATGGAATGAGGCGATTCAGGCGGCATGCGCCGACGCGATCGGAGACAGGCTGGTTCTGACGGTCTGA
- a CDS encoding SGNH/GDSL hydrolase family protein, translated as MKTMICIGDSLVFGPLVRRSECWTAKLGGRCGFRVINRGRNGDTTRGLLSRFDRQVLAERPDAVLLLAGSNDFFLRRDPAETRRFLLFLVREAEAYDIRTLLATIPPYLPSMAPAAFRKAVCLDDAQLLRLSLNEWIRSQKECVDFAAVFESLTFDALRGFLADGLHLNAAGHLRLADAFSEWLRTHP; from the coding sequence ATGAAAACAATGATCTGCATAGGAGACAGTCTGGTCTTCGGGCCTCTGGTACGGCGCTCTGAGTGCTGGACGGCAAAACTCGGAGGCCGCTGCGGCTTCCGGGTGATTAACCGGGGGCGGAACGGAGACACGACGCGCGGTCTTCTGAGCCGTTTCGACCGTCAGGTACTGGCAGAGCGTCCCGATGCCGTTCTTCTCCTTGCCGGATCCAACGATTTTTTCCTTCGCCGCGATCCGGCCGAGACCCGCCGTTTCCTTCTGTTTCTCGTCCGTGAAGCGGAAGCGTACGATATCCGCACGCTTCTCGCCACAATTCCTCCCTATCTTCCTTCCATGGCTCCTGCCGCTTTCAGGAAAGCGGTCTGCCTTGACGACGCGCAGCTCCTCCGGCTCTCTCTTAACGAGTGGATCCGCTCACAGAAAGAGTGCGTTGATTTCGCGGCTGTCTTTGAATCCCTGACTTTCGATGCGCTGCGCGGCTTTCTTGCCGACGGCCTTCATTTAAATGCAGCCGGCCACCTCCGGCTGGCGGACGCATTTTCCGAATGGCTCCGGACTCATCCGTGA
- a CDS encoding lipoate--protein ligase family protein has translation MNTSADTNPFDFSAQTVLYGRSPSYDPTWNLRLEEALLRNVRSYPVFLLWRNQRTVVIGKNQIAENEVDLRYASSQGIQVVRRSTGGGAVYHDLGNINYTMITDLPEDGGFSLRELAGPVLLALRRMGLPAAFNDRNDIMINGMKVCGTAACLDGNRILSHGCICYNVDLDIMDCVLTPSQSKMARHGICSVHSRVVPLSVYFPGVSTSQFMNLLEAGILSQMQRVLPLNDAAGDLDSLVKTVPPVKCIRPKSMLDGIFDRKSDENNDLHRRQSGLRASGTAL, from the coding sequence ATGAATACTTCAGCTGATACAAATCCGTTTGATTTTTCCGCTCAAACCGTGCTGTACGGCCGCAGTCCCTCTTACGACCCGACCTGGAACCTCCGTCTGGAGGAAGCGCTTCTCAGGAATGTCCGATCATACCCGGTCTTTCTGCTGTGGCGCAATCAGAGAACCGTCGTCATCGGAAAGAACCAGATCGCCGAGAACGAGGTCGATCTGCGCTACGCGAGTTCTCAGGGCATTCAGGTCGTCCGCCGCTCCACCGGCGGGGGCGCCGTCTATCATGATCTCGGCAACATCAACTACACGATGATCACCGACCTTCCCGAGGATGGCGGCTTCTCGCTCAGAGAGCTGGCCGGGCCGGTTCTCCTTGCGCTCAGGCGCATGGGGCTGCCGGCTGCCTTCAACGACCGGAACGATATCATGATCAACGGTATGAAGGTCTGCGGTACGGCGGCCTGTCTGGACGGAAACCGGATTCTCTCCCACGGCTGTATCTGTTACAACGTGGATCTTGACATCATGGACTGCGTGCTGACTCCTTCCCAGTCCAAGATGGCCCGTCACGGAATCTGCTCGGTGCACAGCCGCGTGGTGCCTCTTTCCGTCTATTTTCCCGGCGTGAGCACCTCCCAGTTCATGAATCTTCTTGAAGCCGGCATTCTGAGCCAGATGCAGCGGGTGCTTCCCCTGAACGATGCCGCCGGTGATCTCGACAGTCTGGTCAAAACCGTTCCTCCGGTGAAATGCATCCGGCCGAAGAGCATGCTCGACGGCATTTTTGACAGGAAATCCGATGAAAACAATGATCTGCATAGGAGACAGTCTGGTCTTCGGGCCTCTGGTACGGCGCTCTGA
- a CDS encoding phosphatidate cytidylyltransferase, producing the protein MKTRVISGAVLAAIGLITIWLGGPVLAAVLLFCSLVGMYELQKACGVIRDGEKWPALSVAGFAGAAFYDLFLLLSGRRFAVVIAAFAVMAVMMVYVLTFPKYHADQAIAVCFSFFYVTVMLGFILLIRLEKEGLILVWLVFLSSWVADTCAYFVGRAVGRHKMAPVLSPKKTWEGAAGGIAGAGISGALFALIFAEGRLVGECALICAVGAVISIFGDLAASAVKRDRSIKDYGNLIPGHGGIMDRFDSVIFTAPVIYFLSLLLVSGI; encoded by the coding sequence ATGAAAACGAGAGTGATCAGCGGCGCGGTTCTGGCCGCCATCGGCCTGATAACGATCTGGCTCGGAGGGCCGGTCCTGGCAGCGGTTCTTCTGTTCTGTTCTCTGGTCGGGATGTACGAGCTGCAAAAGGCCTGCGGTGTGATCAGGGACGGTGAAAAATGGCCCGCGCTTTCGGTGGCGGGATTTGCCGGCGCCGCGTTCTACGACCTGTTTCTGCTCTTATCGGGAAGACGTTTTGCGGTCGTGATCGCCGCGTTTGCCGTGATGGCCGTGATGATGGTCTATGTCCTGACGTTTCCGAAATATCACGCGGACCAGGCAATCGCGGTGTGCTTTTCCTTCTTCTATGTGACGGTTATGCTCGGTTTCATCTTACTGATCCGGCTCGAGAAGGAAGGGCTGATCCTTGTCTGGCTTGTTTTCCTCTCGTCGTGGGTCGCCGATACCTGCGCCTATTTTGTCGGGCGTGCCGTCGGGCGCCACAAGATGGCGCCGGTACTGAGCCCGAAGAAGACATGGGAGGGTGCGGCGGGAGGCATCGCCGGAGCCGGGATTTCCGGGGCCCTGTTCGCACTGATTTTCGCCGAAGGCCGTCTGGTCGGGGAATGCGCCCTGATCTGCGCGGTCGGCGCGGTGATCTCCATATTTGGCGATCTTGCCGCTTCCGCGGTCAAGAGGGACCGCAGCATCAAGGATTACGGAAATCTGATCCCGGGACACGGCGGCATCATGGACCGGTTCGACAGCGTGATCTTCACGGCTCCGGTGATCTATTTTCTGTCACTTCTTCTTGTCAGCGGGATCTGA
- the rseP gene encoding RIP metalloprotease RseP, with product MKWIIAILIFSLLILFHEFGHFLMARLNGVAVEEFSLGFGPRLLSAKRGETRYSLKLLLFGGSCRMRGMLGGTEDEDGNLSPEPGSFQAASAGQRAAIIFGGPFFNFLLAWICAVVVLAVVGYDPAVVTSVEDGSAAQQAGLKAGDTITSFMGRRVEIGRDVDTWFVFHDLSGGQNVTLTFKRDGQTHTVSYTPDVQRRYMLGLTYSVDGDRAEIQSVSVGSPLDKAGVRAGDVITAVDGTKITTAKSLYRYFQDHPLGQSSVKLTLSRGGRFWETDVKPLKRDDVRIGFGYNLGRTKTTAPQVIRLSFVELRYWIGTTLESIGALFTGRFGINDLSGPVGIVDVVGTTYEESRSEGALMTWMNMINLIILLSANLGVMNLLPIPALDGGRLLFLLIEAIRGKPVNPAVEASVETVVAVLLMLLMVYVMYHDVLTFVSP from the coding sequence TTGAAGTGGATAATTGCAATCCTGATTTTTTCGCTCCTCATCCTGTTCCATGAGTTTGGCCACTTTCTGATGGCCAGACTCAACGGAGTCGCGGTTGAGGAGTTTTCTCTTGGATTCGGACCTCGACTTCTCAGCGCGAAGAGGGGGGAGACCCGTTATTCGTTGAAGCTTCTGCTGTTCGGCGGCTCCTGCCGGATGAGAGGCATGCTCGGAGGCACGGAGGACGAAGACGGGAATCTTTCTCCGGAACCGGGATCCTTTCAGGCGGCTTCGGCGGGGCAGCGCGCGGCCATCATATTCGGAGGCCCTTTCTTCAACTTCCTGCTGGCATGGATCTGTGCCGTCGTCGTGCTCGCTGTGGTTGGCTATGACCCGGCCGTCGTCACCTCCGTTGAAGACGGATCCGCCGCGCAGCAGGCGGGGCTTAAGGCCGGAGATACGATTACGTCCTTCATGGGCCGACGCGTGGAGATTGGGCGGGATGTGGACACATGGTTTGTGTTTCACGACCTCTCGGGAGGGCAGAACGTTACACTGACTTTCAAACGGGACGGTCAAACCCATACCGTATCCTATACGCCGGATGTGCAGAGGAGGTACATGCTGGGGCTGACCTACAGCGTGGACGGGGACAGGGCTGAAATTCAGTCGGTTTCCGTCGGATCTCCTCTTGACAAGGCGGGCGTCCGCGCAGGCGATGTCATCACAGCGGTGGACGGCACAAAGATCACGACAGCGAAGTCCCTGTATCGGTATTTTCAGGATCATCCCCTCGGTCAGAGCAGTGTGAAGCTTACGCTCAGCAGGGGCGGGAGGTTCTGGGAAACCGATGTAAAACCGCTGAAACGGGACGATGTCCGGATCGGATTCGGCTACAACCTCGGACGGACGAAGACGACGGCGCCTCAGGTGATCCGTCTGAGCTTTGTGGAACTGCGTTACTGGATCGGCACGACGCTTGAATCTATCGGCGCGCTGTTTACGGGCCGGTTCGGCATCAATGACCTTTCGGGGCCGGTCGGAATCGTGGATGTAGTCGGGACTACCTATGAGGAGTCAAGGAGCGAGGGCGCCCTGATGACATGGATGAACATGATCAATCTGATCATTCTTCTTTCGGCCAATCTTGGCGTCATGAACCTTCTTCCGATTCCCGCGCTCGACGGCGGGAGGCTGCTGTTCCTCCTGATTGAGGCGATCCGAGGCAAGCCGGTGAACCCGGCGGTCGAGGCTTCCGTCGAGACGGTCGTGGCGGTCCTTCTGATGCTCCTGATGGTTTATGTGATGTACCATGACGTGCTGACCTTTGTGTCGCCGTAG
- a CDS encoding acyltransferase family protein — MKSYVFTRTDTKIMKGVAILLMLMHHLWGFPERQPGGAYAIQSPVFPQVLGKEWFAAVGQFGKICLPVFMFLTGYGMYRQYESGKLSVERKIGRFYISYWKTASVMLAAAFLFFRSQEQLISGKRDFSRLYSSVHQQDLAMTLIGFSKKYNLEWWYAGCFVIAVLFGYLYILLTRKLHNGYIELFIGFMICLTAYQILPMLKDVPSFAWMKEDALYNFYLKQGCVGEIYAGITFARYHALDRAMTAVMSWNVPSRIAFSLAGGLVIFNLRAMNDRYQQYFYILTPAFVIVSMNLIRLIRFLDRPLAFLGAHSENLWLTHSFFCYYFSFFVKIVYASGNAFADLAVLLALSLAASLLIEAFCALAGKMVRAVSGRVSS; from the coding sequence GTGAAATCGTATGTCTTTACCAGAACGGATACAAAGATCATGAAGGGAGTCGCCATTCTGCTGATGCTGATGCATCATCTCTGGGGATTTCCCGAGCGGCAGCCGGGCGGCGCGTACGCGATCCAGTCGCCTGTTTTCCCTCAGGTGCTCGGAAAGGAATGGTTTGCCGCTGTCGGACAGTTTGGCAAGATCTGCCTCCCGGTATTTATGTTCCTGACGGGCTACGGCATGTACCGGCAGTATGAGTCGGGTAAACTTTCCGTCGAACGGAAAATCGGCCGGTTTTACATCTCCTACTGGAAGACGGCTTCGGTGATGCTGGCCGCCGCATTTCTCTTCTTCAGGTCGCAGGAGCAGCTGATCAGCGGAAAGAGGGACTTCTCTCGGCTCTATTCGTCCGTACATCAGCAGGATCTTGCGATGACGCTGATCGGCTTTTCGAAAAAATACAATCTGGAATGGTGGTATGCGGGCTGCTTCGTGATCGCGGTACTGTTCGGATACCTTTATATTCTGCTCACGCGGAAGCTGCACAACGGCTATATCGAGCTCTTCATCGGTTTCATGATCTGTCTGACCGCCTACCAGATTCTGCCGATGCTGAAGGATGTCCCGTCCTTCGCCTGGATGAAGGAGGACGCTCTTTACAACTTTTACCTGAAGCAGGGCTGCGTCGGGGAAATCTACGCCGGCATCACCTTCGCGCGCTATCATGCGCTGGATCGGGCCATGACGGCTGTCATGTCGTGGAACGTGCCGTCGCGGATTGCGTTTTCACTCGCGGGCGGACTGGTGATTTTCAACCTTCGGGCTATGAACGACCGATACCAGCAGTATTTTTATATCCTGACCCCGGCGTTCGTCATCGTCTCGATGAATCTTATCCGGCTGATCCGCTTCCTTGACCGGCCGCTTGCCTTCCTCGGTGCCCACAGTGAGAATCTCTGGCTGACACATTCATTTTTTTGTTATTATTTTTCGTTTTTTGTGAAGATCGTCTATGCTTCGGGAAATGCATTCGCCGATCTTGCCGTTCTTCTGGCCCTTTCTCTGGCAGCCTCGCTTCTGATCGAAGCATTCTGCGCGCTGGCCGGAAAAATGGTCAGAGCCGTATCCGGGAGGGTTTCATCATGA
- a CDS encoding pyridoxamine kinase: MSAAQRADHNRQKKIAAVNDLTGFGRCSLTVQIPIISKLRVQCCPVPTAILSNHTGFDSFYADDYTDHLAAYTAEWKKLGLTFSGIATGYLGSERQFGMVRNFIRDFSDEKTVVIVDPVMGDGGRTYASYSDEMCEGMRHLTALADLITPNLTEACILTGRQYHEAPWHREELEAMLHELRAMGPEKIVITGIPQGEFIASICLDGDGAIGLTRQYRVGEQRCGTGDVFASVIAADAVNGVNFAASVKKASAFVKSCILNTIRLGIPSTDGVSFEEVLDRLH, from the coding sequence ATGAGCGCAGCGCAGCGTGCCGACCACAACAGACAGAAAAAAATCGCGGCGGTCAATGATCTGACCGGATTCGGACGCTGCTCGCTGACCGTGCAGATCCCGATCATCTCAAAGCTCCGGGTGCAGTGCTGTCCGGTGCCGACCGCGATTCTGTCAAATCATACCGGCTTCGACAGCTTCTACGCGGATGACTATACCGATCATCTCGCGGCGTACACAGCGGAGTGGAAAAAGCTGGGGCTGACATTCTCAGGCATCGCGACCGGCTATCTCGGGTCAGAGAGGCAGTTCGGGATGGTCCGGAATTTTATCAGGGATTTCTCCGACGAAAAAACGGTCGTGATCGTGGATCCGGTGATGGGCGACGGAGGGAGGACCTACGCATCCTATTCGGATGAGATGTGCGAAGGCATGCGGCATCTGACGGCGCTGGCTGATCTGATCACGCCGAATCTGACCGAAGCCTGCATTCTCACCGGAAGACAATACCATGAGGCTCCCTGGCACAGGGAGGAGCTGGAGGCCATGCTGCATGAGCTGCGGGCGATGGGACCGGAAAAAATCGTGATTACCGGAATTCCGCAGGGAGAATTCATCGCGAGTATCTGTCTGGACGGGGATGGCGCCATCGGGCTGACGCGGCAGTACCGGGTCGGGGAGCAGCGCTGCGGCACCGGCGACGTCTTCGCATCCGTCATTGCCGCGGATGCGGTGAACGGGGTGAATTTTGCCGCTTCGGTGAAAAAGGCGTCCGCCTTCGTCAAGTCATGCATCCTGAATACAATCCGGCTCGGTATTCCGTCTACGGACGGAGTGAGCTTTGAGGAAGTTCTGGACCGTCTTCACTGA